From the Dama dama isolate Ldn47 chromosome 30, ASM3311817v1, whole genome shotgun sequence genome, the window GCAGGACGGCCCGTGGGGGTGGGCGCGGGCGTGGGCACTGGGGCACGCTGCCCAGGGCCTCGTTCCAGCCTGAAGACTCCATGAGCCCTTCCGTGGGGAGGCCCACTGCAGGCAGGGGCAGGAAGGCCCACGCAggcaggggcggggaggaggcagGTTAAGGGTAACCCTCCCCAGcgcccacccctccccaggctctGCTGGTCAATGAGGAGAACGAGGGATTCTGCGGGGGCACCATCCTGAGCGAGTTCTACATCCTCACGGCCGCCCACTGCCTGCACCAGGCCAAGAAGTTCACAGTGAGGGTCGGTGAGTGCCAGCCACACCCACAGCGCCCTCCTCCTGTGTCAGACGCGGGGACTGACAGATGCTGGAAACACGAGGAGTTAAAAAGCCCTGAAACCCTGGGCCGGggggagaaaggggaagaggggccccctcctccaggaagcctgccaGCACCCCTAGTGGTCTGAGCAGCCAGGACATTCTGTCTGGGGGTTAATTCCAATCACCCCCCTTCTCTGGAGGTCTTAGAGCTGCTCCGTGAACACCCAGTGCAAGCCACGGACGCAAGCCACATCTGCAATTTCTAACTTTATAGTTACATTGCCTTTTCATTACACATTTTACAAGTTTACAGGTGATTCTCATTTCAGCAATTTTAGATACTGTCAGCTCCACATGTAATGAGTTTTTGCAGTACTTGGGGGAGATGTTCAGTCATTTTCTTCATTCTGAGTCTGAGAATTGGCACTCATGGCATACGTGGCTTCTGACCTGTGCCCACCTGGCGCTGTGGCCCGGGGGGGTTCTGGAAGGTCAGACCTGGGGGCCGGCCCATGCACGGGCAAACAAGGGGTCAGTGACCGCTGACACCGGCCACGAAGCAGAAGGCTGTCTCCCCGCCTCGCGCTTCTCGCCTATATTTCACATTGTCTAGTGACCACATGCCAGTCTTTAAGCAGAAACTATCACGACTACTTTAAGGTGTCAGCAGCACGCTGGCCCTGAGCTGATGGCCGTATCCCGTCCTCAGGCGACCGGAACACGGATCGGGAGGAGGGCAACGAGATGGCACATGAGGTAGAGATGACCGTGAAGCACAGCCGCTTCGTCAAGGAGACCTACGACTTTGACATCGCGGTGCTGAGGCTCAAGACGCCCATCCAGTTCCGCCGGAATGTGGCGCCCGCCTGCCTGCCGGAGAAGGACTGGGCGGAGGCCACGCTGCTGACCCAGAAGACGGGCGTCGTCAGCGGCTTCGGGCGCACGCACGAGAAGGGCCGCCTGTCGTCCACGCTCAAGATGCTGGAGGTGCCCTACGTGGACCGGAACACCTGCAAGCTCTccagcagcttcagcatcacgaCCAACATGTTCTGCGCCGGCTACGACGCCCAGCCCGAGGACGCCTGCCAGGGCGACAGCGGCGGCCCCCACGTCACCCGCTTCAGGGACACCTACTACGTGACCGGCATCGTCAGCTGGGGCGAAGGGTGCGCGCGCAAGGGGAAGTTCGGCGTCTACACCAAAGTCTCCAACTTCCTCAAGTGGATTGACAAGATCATGAAGGCCAGGGCGGGGGCCGTGGGCAGCCGCAGCCCCACTGAAGCCCCCGCCACCCagacagtcccgattccccttccGCCCCATGCTGGGCTCTGAGCGGGTTCCCTCCCTGCCTGATTAGAACTGTGTCCTCTCCTTAGCCTGGGTCTGTTCTTGCCCCCCGGAAATGGAAATGAACTCCAGGGACCAGGCCCAGGGCCGTCTCCCATCCCCCGCTGGGAGTGTCCCTGGGATTCGGGAAGGACAGCCCAGCTCCGGGAAGGAGCCTCAGAGCCTGTCCTGTCCCCAGTGCATCTCACTGTCCTCAGAGgccccaggctgcagtccaggcCACTCTGGACTCTGCAGAGGATctgggagctgggctgggggctgggttgGGCGGGGTCTCCCCTCATGGGCCTTCCCAGGAAAGGCAGGCTCCCTGGGAAGAGGGGCCCAGAGGGCTTCCTGTTGCAAGGGTGTTTTGACGTTGGCCTATCGGCCAGTTCTCTACCGGCTTCACTGATGAGtcccccaggcccagccccacAGACTCTGAAGTCCCCCACACACCCCCGGGGTGACTGTCCCCAGCTGGGGCTCTGAAGTCCCAGGTCCAGGCAGAGTCCAGAGCACTAACCCAGCTCTGACGAGTCCCCACTGCCCCCCAGGGCCCCTTCACGCTGGGCGCatgcgggtgggggggggggctgtggGAGGGGCCCCCTCCTTGAATGGTCACATCCCAGGCCAAGCCCGCCCACCTGCACCAGCTCCAGGCCCTCAACTCAGTCAGGAAAATCAGACATGCTTCTCAAAGACACAGTCACATCAGCAGGCCCTGCTGTTTACCATGCCAGCTGCCTTTTGCATAACCCAACAAAGCAAAGTTTCAAAGTTCCATCCCAAGAGTCCCCAGGGGTCACCAGACAGTTTTGTAAACAGGAGATATTGCAAGTTTGGAAAAATCAGTGGAAACAGGCTTCCCAGAAATGGTCAAACCAGAGGGTTTGTTCCCGAGCATCCCGCCTTGACCTCTGCAAAGGGAGGCCCCACAGAGAGGGTGGTGGAGGCCAGGCTGGCGTGGTGGGGCCGGGGCCTCTGGGCAGAGTGAGCCCGGTTCTCTGGGCAGAGTGAGCCCGGGGCCTCTGGGCAGAGTGAACCCGGTTCTCTGGGCAGAGTGAACCCCGGGGCCTCTGGGCAGCGTGACCCCGGGGTCTCTGGGCAGCGTGACCTGGGTGGGCTTTCGGACAGCGGCTGTTCAGAGTCCTGAGATGGCTCTGGGGAACCTGGCTCCCATCACACTCGCGTGTCCCCCTGTCGGGGCCGAGCCCACGGATTAATGGGCAGGGGGCTGGGCCCTGGGAAGGGAGGGCCCCCACCACCCGCGGGCTGAGCCGTCCCCGCAGGAACTGGAGCTGGACTCGGAGCGTCAGCAGGGGCTCCGGTCACACCGTGGGGAGTATGTCCTGGGCCTCACGGGGCTGACTCTGGGCCTGGGAGGAACTGCCTCGCGGTCTGAGCGTCTCCCTCTGGAGGGAGACAAGGCTGGTCTTGAGGTGGACCTGTGCCAGGCCTGCGCCCCAGGATAGCTGGTCCGCCGGGCATCTCTGAGGAAGTCTCCTCTgggaacagagaggagcaggaagctgacaGAGAGGAAACACGGGGGACAGTGTCTGACCACCCTCCCGAGAGTGGGGGCCCCCTCGCCAGCACCCGCGGTCCCTGTGGGGAGGACACAGGAGCACAGGGGGCGCAGAGGCCCAGCGCCAGGGGCCGGCACACGCAGGGTCCCTGAGGCCCCCAGGGGCCGGCCTGCAGCAGGTGCAGCCCCCAGCTCTCGGGGCTGCAGGGTGGGGCTTTCACGACAGCCGCCAAGCCACCCCGATGGGGGCCTAGAGCCCCAGGGAAGGTCGTCCTGAACCGCAGGCAGGACAGTGTAGCTCCGGATGAGAGCCAGGGCGCGTCATGACCACATGGGGGTGTGCCCGCCAAGACGACGCCCAGAGGGCTCAGCGGGGCCTCCATGGTGCCCACATCCAAGACCAAGATAGCCCAGGAAACATGCCGCACCAGAGTCTGAGGGAGACTCAGAGGGTGCAGGGCAGGGGCACGTGGAGTTCTTGCCAGGGACCTTAGCAGGCGGGAACCCGACACCCGGGCCGTGCGGGGACAGAAGGAGAGACCGGCagccagagagacagagacccaGAGACGGACGGACACAGTGTCCCCGGGTGGACTCCGGGCTGACCGCCCTGTGTGTTTGCTGTCCCCGGCACAGTCAGCGGACTGCTGCCCTCACGTGCTGAGCGTGGTTCTCAGCGCGTGTCCCCTCGTGGCACTTGGCGCCCCAGGGAGCTGGTCTCCCCGGGAGGCGGTGGTGGGCTCCCCTGCCCTTGACAGAAGACCCCGCAGGCCCGGCCTCCCCATCTGGGCCCGGCCCGGCCTTGTGGACTTCGTGAGGCCCCTGGCCCTGCCCCCGAGGGCCTGCCTTAGCCCCCTCCCTGGGGGCGTGGTCTGCTCACTGCTGTGTTCAGGTTCCTCCCAAAGGCGGCCCCGGTGGCCAACTTGTCCTAAACAGCCTCGGCTCCGCGCTCTTGGCTCTCATTCCCGCACCAGGGAGAGGTGAAACCTCCCCCCCATCCTCCCCGGAACGCTGACGGGCTCCCACTTCCACCCCCACGAGCCAGCGCCACGTCCCTCTGCCTTGGGCTTCCATTTCTCCGTCgttttccctctctgctttaaCAGAAAAACGCAGGAGTGGAGCCTGCACGCAGGACCCTGACCGCACTGACGCAGTGTCCTCTGAGGGCAGCCTCTCTCTGCAGGGCTGTTTCCCTGCCCCCACGCGGCTGCCCTGCACGAGGAGCCGGCGGGGACTTTGGCCGCTGGCTGACCATGGCCGGCTGCATCCCGCCACCCCTCGCCATCCTCGGGGTCCTAGCCCTTCTCGCCCCGCACGCCGCCTGGCCCACAGGTAGGTGCACTCGGGCGGCGTGGCGGGGGGTGATGCTCGGGGGCTTTCTCTGGGAGCCGAGGGGCCCCAGCAGGACCAGGGTGGCCTGCACCCAGCTCCCAGTCTCTGCTGTTTGTGTCGAGTATGTCGGAAGTAACCATGTCCTCTGGGGTCCCCAGGGGCCCAGACAGAGCTAGCTGCCAGGTCTGGGGCTCAGGACAGGATGGGGCACAGCTTCCAAGGAGCTCTGAGGAGATCCCAGCCcctccagggcccctgcccagggccccacCCCCCTCCTCAACCTTCCTATACCTCTGAACACAAACCAGTGACTGCAGACGGGGGACCCTGGACCCCCGCCGCCCATCTGGCCACGGTGCCTCCTCGCCAACTGGCAGCCAAAATCAGGTTGCCGGGAGTTCAAAATACACCCGACTGCACAGCTTTAGCACAGAAATCAGAATGCAAATTTAGTTTCTTTCAACAGTTGTGTCTTGAAACAGTAGTATTCTGGATCTGTTGGTTAGATaagtatattattaaaatgattgCAACCTCCTAACGGCCCGAGTGGACCCAGGAGGAGACCCCTGCCCAGCCTAGGCCACCCTTGGCACTGCTCAGAGGAAAGATACACAGTCCCCGAGGGGACAGGGGTGCTGGTGGAGA encodes:
- the F10 gene encoding coagulation factor X, with the translated sequence MAGLLRLILLTTTLGGLLRPAGSVFLPRDQAHHVLQRARRANSFLEEMKQGNLERECREEACSYEEAREVFEDTEQTDEFWSIYKDGDQCEGQPCLNQGRCKDGLGDYTCTCAEGFEGKNCEFSTRELCSLDNGGCDQFCREERGEVRCSCARGYVLGDDRKSCVSTEPFPCGKFTQGRSRRWVIHAGEDASELEQYGPGDLGPTESSLHLLGLNRTESNSGEDGSQLVRIVGGRDCAEGECPWQALLVNEENEGFCGGTILSEFYILTAAHCLHQAKKFTVRVGDRNTDREEGNEMAHEVEMTVKHSRFVKETYDFDIAVLRLKTPIQFRRNVAPACLPEKDWAEATLLTQKTGVVSGFGRTHEKGRLSSTLKMLEVPYVDRNTCKLSSSFSITTNMFCAGYDAQPEDACQGDSGGPHVTRFRDTYYVTGIVSWGEGCARKGKFGVYTKVSNFLKWIDKIMKARAGAVGSRSPTEAPATQTVPIPLPPHAGL